A stretch of DNA from Takifugu flavidus isolate HTHZ2018 chromosome 13, ASM371156v2, whole genome shotgun sequence:
tttttttaacctgttccACACTcatcttctgcagctcctcctcccagtcttCAGGGTTGCTGTGGTGATAGTGAGAAGGTGGCGTGAGCTGGCTCAGGATGCTGGGGTCGCGGTCGTGACACAAGTCTGTCAGGTGGGCGATGTAGAGCTTGAGCTTGCTGCGGTTCTGGGACAGGGCTAACAGAGGGGGTACCATCTGCAGGGTGGGAggacaaaggggaaaaaaatgaaacgaCGTTTTGGATGCACGTGATCATGTCCCATTTTGACGGATGACAGTATGAGTGAAAAGAATCATCTGCATGCACCCTGACATGGGAGCCAACCTTTACAGGTGATATATAATAAGTAAATGGTATTTATGTATGTGCAGCACAACAAAATAATTTAGTTAATAGCCAATATGTTTCAGAGTTATTTAAAACAGCACCTGTCTCTGTGGATCACAATGTCAGGAGCAAATTATGGCTGTTAGAGACATGCAAGGTTAAGATGTGTGATGGAATTGAGCCACGATCAATCAATCCATCCCCTTAGCTTGTGCGTGCAAACACAAGAACACCACAGATCACCGTGCAGTAAGCCAACAAGAAGTAAATGAACAGCATGAAGACACAGGATGACCTGCTGTCAAAGACGCAATGACGACACGGACGCGTAtaattcaaaaataaaagcaacgaCACGCAGCTGAAAGTAGAAACAATGAGAGAGAGATGAATAAATGCCCCACagagcagaaatgaagaaaGATGTGGCAGGTTTGGCTTGTACGAGCTCACCCTTCTGAACAAAAAGAgctgtgagagagagggaggccaAAAGGTTGGCTATGCCCAGATaccctcctcatcatcctgtTAGCCACAAGGTGAGTCAGTCGCAGCAATAGAGAAAACACTGGGTTAGTGTGCTAACAGACGTACAGCAACGGTTAAAAACGAACAGGGAAAACCTGTGACTTTAACTACCGACCTTCCACATTCTAGAAAAATTGCTGAAGGCTAAAGGGAACCCGTGTCCCAACAGGTGATACCTGATCTGGAGAGGGTTTATGATTAGCGTGGTCAGGAGCAGTCTTCAGGTGGTCATCCTCATAGTTGTCTGCCATCAGCTTCATTCGGTTTTGTGtcttaaaataaagaaaaattaaaGCTGTAGAAATGTGCAGTCATGCAGATCGGGCCTGAGTTGGAGCAGCAGCCCCTCCTGGTATCTGCAGCCCCACCTGCTGTTTGAGCTGCTGCACGAGTCTGTCCTTCTCCCGTTTCAACAACGCCACCTCGTCCTGCGTCTTCTTTTTCTTCGATGAAGACAGCTCCAGTAGGGCAATGTTAGCGTCCTTCTCACTGATGGCAGCCAAGAGCGCCTCCTGCCTGTGAGGGTGGCATAAAACATTGTCGCATTTAACCAGAGGGAATAAGCTCACTTGTCATGTATTATTCATCGGCTGTAATATCATCCAGTCAGCTGGGAAGGGCCAGAATTGGATGACATTTTACAAGAGGAAGGCAGCAATCGATACTCCACGGTCTATCCTTTCCCCCCCCGGGCGTCTCAGCTCTTACTTcatctccagcacctcctccaggtGTTTCCTGCGCTCAGCACGCAGGGTTGATAGGTGTGCCTCTTTCTCACACAGAGACTGCTGGGTGGAAGCCAGCTTGGCCCTCATGGACTCCAGCTCCTGTTTCACCTTCTCCATGgcccccagcagctcctccatctgGGAGACCACACAATAATTTAACCAGAACACAGAGTTCATCATCGCACTGTTAAAAGGTTCCTTCTAAATTGATCCATGACAATATGTTTATTCACAACCCGTTGATGAGGAAAGAGCAGGTTTAGGAGTGCCTGGGCTGGAAACAGCAACCCCTGACATTATGATGCAAACCAGACAAAAAAATTCCTGAATGTGATGAAAGCCTCTAAATGATTGTGGGACTACATGAGTCATGGAGGCATTGCTATTAGTGTGTCCACTCCAGGAAGTGTTGTTGGCCACTGATGGAGGTCACACTATCAGGGCTCATACCTTTGACCACTTTAAGTGGGCGAGGTTGGACTCATGCATTGGTTTGAGTGAGTGCTTCTGAGAGGCGGTTGTGtagaagagagaaaacaagagaaactgATGAGTGACGATAGACAGGACTCAAGAGAAGACAGAGGATGGGGGTGCAGAAGGACAGGAGACATTCCAGTGGTGAGTAAACAAAATAAACTGAGCATTTTAGTGGGGCTGTGCAGGTGAGAGGTGGAGTTGTGACCCTGGAGGTACCTGTTTCTCCTGGAGAGACCTGGCAGACTCCTCCTGGGCCAGCAccatctccctctctgcatTAATCTGAACACTCTCCCTCAGGGCCTCCTCCAATTCCTCAATGCGTTCCACCTTCTGGCGAAGAGTGTCCTTCAGAGCAGCGAGTCGCAAAACCCAATTAAGGTTTCTCGTGGCAGTAAACGCATATATTAGCAGCACGGAGTAGGTGGACACGTGGAATGCACGGCTCACCTTCGCCTGCTGGGAGTTCTCAGACAGAttgtcctccctcttcctggCCTCCTCCATCAGTCGAGCATTCTTGCtcttctccacctgctccttGTGCTTCAGTGAGGCCACCTTCTTTGACTGGTCCTTCATCTGCCTGTGTGTCACCAGAGGATGCACAGGAAACACTATATATGTCATACGTATAATATATATTACTGTAAACATTTCCCATGGGAATAACTTaacaaatggaacattttcaaCAAATGGAATGATTTTTTTCACACAAATATGCAAAAGAATAATGGTAATAAGTAAAGCACTGTAGTATAAGagtgaggaaaataaaagaacttgAAAAGGggatgaggaaaaaagaaaaaaaaagaaaaaaactattCAGAATTAAGCTCAATGGTGACAACACTGAAAACTGGCAAAGAGGGAAATAAAGGGCAAAATAAAAAGGCGCGAAGAATACAAATACTAACCTGGAGGCCATGCTGCTGGGATTAGACATTTCCAGGGTGAGAATGAGAAAGCAGTAAAGATAAAACTCACATAAGGCTCATTTCAGGCAAGAAAAAGTCTAAGAGCTCTAAGAAATAGGTACAGTATTGGAGTCTGGTCGAGGGTCAGATGATTCACCTCATACGCGTCCAGCAGTATAACATTATACAACTATAAAATTACACTGAAAACATAACACAGCCACACCTACACACAAATAACAATATCATATAGACTGCAGACATATCTTGCAAAAAAGTGAGCTTTTCTTCATGTCCcctgaataaaacacacagaggaacatAAACAACATAAAAGTTAGTTGCTTTCTACCAACAGCATATGATGGATTCAAACACCACAAGGATCATTGAAaccctttaaattaaaaaaatagatcAAGTAAACCATCGTCACAATGAACTGATAAAGATCCATTAACACGTGATGCTGTTCATGGATACACCCACCTCTCCAGTTCGTTAATCTTTTTATCTTTGTCATTCTTCTCATTTTCCATTTCCCGAAGGATCTCCAGCAGCCGGTCAACCTCAGCTTGGGCCTTTCCAGAGTCCTCTTTGTGGCGGGCCACTTCCTGCTCAAGGTTCTGAATACGCTCAGACACTTCGGTGTTAGCTTGAGCCTCCAGGGCCGCATTCTGAGCCTAAGGACAGACAGGAAAATACACGTTAGCGGCAATTTACATGTTTGAGTTGATTCCATTTAGGGGGACCTCTACCCTCTTCAGCTGGTTCTCCAGTTTAAGACattcctccctcttctgctcTAAGGTGATCTCTAGACTCTTCAGTTTGGAGTCCTTCTTCAGCCCAGAGGAGGCTAGAGATGATGCATGCTCCTTCAAGTCCAACAAGgatgtctgcagacacacacccacacaggtaAGAATAAACCCACCGATTACATTAGTTCTTGTGCAGGAACCTGTGACTCATTGAAACAGGACCAATAAAAATGCTGCTCATTTCAGATGGGGTTTTAACAGAAAGGGGAATAACAGGAGCCGTCTCTTTGTTTCTCACCTCTCTGTCAGACAGGTCTCCCTGCAGCAAACTCAGTCTTTCCTTCAACTCTTTCAGTTCTTTCTTGTTACAGTCGAGCTCCTCCGTCTTCTCCCGATCGTCCCTGTCTCGCTGCTCCTTCAGACGCTCAATAATGCGCTCCTAAGAGGTGAAGACACAGATTACGTGCCCTTCCTTCACAACCCCCCCGGCCACCATACGTCAGTAAAaatgagccagcagacaaaccTTTTCTGCTAGAGACTCCTCCAGTGTGGTGAGAGCAGTGTCGGTGTTGGACGTGTCTGCCTGTAAAGATTTGAccctctccttcagactgctcatctgcttctctttgtccctcagctgctcctgcaggttctcAATCTGTACGGCAAACCCAGTCAGAGCCATCATCAATTGCAGGGCAAACACATCTCCAAGGTTAGTTCATAAAAAGCGGCTTCTTTAAAACCTCTACACCACCTTCTTCTGCAGCACGTTAACTTTACGCTCCTTGACCTCCAGCATGTCTTTGAGGTCGTGGATTTCCCCGTTGAGGGTGCCCTTCTCTTCTGAAATCTCTTGAATCTGTTTGCTCTTTTTGTTTAGAGTcgcctctttttcctccagacGCAGACGTAAAGCATCCACCTGGGAAACACAAAATGCGTTGGTGCTGGTCCAACGAGTACAAAGTGTCCACCCTCTTTGTGTTGGTGGTCCCAGATTCCGTACCTCTGTCTGTAAGATAGCAGCTCTCTGCTCCTTGGCTGTGAGGGACTCTTTCAGAACTTCAATATGCTGCTTGCTGTCTGAGAATTGGTTTGTTAGTGTTTCTAACTTGGTCTGCAAACCGAGCAACTCGGTGTCTTTTCTTGAAAGGTCCTGCTTCACCTGCTCCATCTGAAAAAGACAAGGGGAACAAAAGGGTGAGATGAAGGTGAACCGGGGTGAGTCAGTTCGCTCAGACTCATCTCACCTTGTTCTTCATAAACTTGGTGTGACTGCGGTAGACCTCCATCTGCTTCATTTCCTCCTGACGCTCCTCGCAGCTCAGGAGCCCATTGGACTTCAGCATTAATAACTCCTCCTCCATGTCTCTCATGTTCCTATCCATGGAGTTAATTTTTGCATCCTAGTGTGATATAGAGGTGTTAAAATGGTAGCAGACCACATAAGCatctaaaaacaacacaaaaaaacgATCTTTTTCTATTTAAATCATCACCTTCATGTCGATGACAGTCTGCAGAGCCTTAGTCTTTGTAGACTCTGGGGTTCCCTCATACCGACGATGTAACTCCTGCTGGTTCAGATCACAAGGTAACATATATAATTAATCAATACATCACAACAGGCTGTGGTATCATGTCACAGCTAAGGGGCGTTCTTAACCCCCATTGCAGAAGAACTTTGGCTATTTGTAAAATTCTATTTTCTTGACATTAAATTTGGCTTCGATGGATTGTGTATCCGCCAACAACTGTTGGTGTTTCTGAGGGGCCACCAGGAATATCTCGATATCGGTTAAATGTAGTGCGGCTAAGAACCATCCAGACTGTGTGAAATCACCTTTCTGCTTTATAAGTGAAGAGTACCACAGCATAAACACAACCTGGAGTGAATTTACCTCTCTGAGCGCAGTaatttctctgtctctctggtcCAATAAACTTTCGAGGTGATGCCTGTGCATCTCTGCATCAGCCAGTCGCCTGGTTTGCTCCTGGTCCTCTTCTGAAGCCTTAGCAGACGGTCCTGAGACAGACACAAATATATGTTATCAAGCTGAAGTTGATAGACATTCACAAAACAAACAGTTAACCTTTGTGGGAGCttaaacacttttt
This window harbors:
- the LOC130536058 gene encoding ELKS/Rab6-interacting/CAST family member 1-like isoform X4 — translated: MYGSARSVGRGDANHSGGRDGGSTGSQGSGRSPRLPRSPRMGHRRTNSTGGSGGGPGGAGGKTLSMENIQSLNAAYATSGPMYLSDNEVAMTGDNLPKSGGTMTTIGRQRVTYGSRSSSSGVVAASTPNISTTVPGNAILPVGMIAGDALAFGDHHMASTVPHSLRQARDNTILDLQAQLKEVLRENEMLRREAEVKESKLSSSMNSIKTFWSPELKKERALRKDEASKITVWKEQYRVIQDEAQHLQMTVQALQDELRIQRDLNQLFQQDPASHVRELALTSEPTEENYRRLQAEHERQAKELFLLRKTLEEMEIRIDTQKQTLGARDESIKKLLEILQSKGPSAKASEEDQEQTRRLADAEMHRHHLESLLDQRDREITALREELHRRYEGTPESTKTKALQTVIDMKDAKINSMDRNMRDMEEELLMLKSNGLLSCEERQEEMKQMEVYRSHTKFMKNKMEQVKQDLSRKDTELLGLQTKLETLTNQFSDSKQHIEVLKESLTAKEQRAAILQTEVDALRLRLEEKEATLNKKSKQIQEISEEKGTLNGEIHDLKDMLEVKERKVNVLQKKIENLQEQLRDKEKQMSSLKERVKSLQADTSNTDTALTTLEESLAEKERIIERLKEQRDRDDREKTEELDCNKKELKELKERLSLLQGDLSDRETSLLDLKEHASSLASSGLKKDSKLKSLEITLEQKREECLKLENQLKRAQNAALEAQANTEVSERIQNLEQEVARHKEDSGKAQAEVDRLLEILREMENEKNDKDKKINELESMASRQMKDQSKKVASLKHKEQVEKSKNARLMEEARKREDNLSENSQQAKDTLRQKVERIEELEEALRESVQINAEREMVLAQEESARSLQEKQMEELLGAMEKVKQELESMRAKLASTQQSLCEKEAHLSTLRAERRKHLEEVLEMKQEALLAAISEKDANIALLELSSSKKKKTQDEVALLKREKDRLVQQLKQQTQNRMKLMADNYEDDHLKTAPDHANHKPSPDQMVPPLLALSQNRSKLKLYIAHLTDLCHDRDPSILSQLTPPSHYHHSNPEDWEEELQKMSVEQLEWELEVCEKESGELQEYANSVLQQIADYCPDILEQVVNALEESC
- the LOC130536058 gene encoding ELKS/Rab6-interacting/CAST family member 1-like isoform X6 translates to MYGSARSVGRGDANHSGGRDGGSTGSQGSGRSPRLPRSPRMGHRRTNSTGGSGGGPGGAGGKTLSMENIQSLNAAYATSGPMYLSDNEVAMTGDNLPKSGGTMTTIGRQRVTYGSRSSSSGVVAASTPNISTTVPGNAILPVGMIAGDALAFGDHHMASTVPHSLRQARDNTILDLQAQLKEVLRENEMLRREAEVKESKLSSSMNSIKTFWSPELKKERALRKDEASKITVWKEQYRVIQDEAQHLQMTVQALQDELRIQRDLNQLFQQDPASHVRELALTSEPTEENYRRLQAEHERQAKELFLLRKTLEEMEIRIDTQKQTLGARDESIKKLLEILQSKGPSAKASEEDQEQTRRLADAEMHRHHLESLLDQRDREITALREELHRRYEGTPESTKTKALQTVIDMKDAKINSMDRNMRDMEEELLMLKSNGLLSCEERQEEMKQMEVYRSHTKFMKNKMEQVKQDLSRKDTELLGLQTKLETLTNQFSDSKQHIEVLKESLTAKEQRAAILQTEVDALRLRLEEKEATLNKKSKQIQEISEEKGTLNGEIHDLKDMLEVKERKVNVLQKKIENLQEQLRDKEKQMSSLKERVKSLQADTSNTDTALTTLEESLAEKERIIERLKEQRDRDDREKTEELDCNKKELKELKERLSLLQGDLSDRETSLLDLKEHASSLASSGLKKDSKLKSLEITLEQKREECLKLENQLKRAQNAALEAQANTEVSERIQNLEQEVARHKEDSGKAQAEVDRLLEILREMENEKNDKDKKINELERQMKDQSKKVASLKHKEQVEKSKNARLMEEARKREDNLSENSQQAKDTLRQKVERIEELEEALRESVQINAEREMVLAQEESARSLQEKQMEELLGAMEKVKQELESMRAKLASTQQSLCEKEAHLSTLRAERRKHLEEVLEMKQEALLAAISEKDANIALLELSSSKKKKTQDEVALLKREKDRLVQQLKQQTQNRMKLMADNYEDDHLKTAPDHANHKPSPDQMVPPLLALSQNRSKLKLYIAHLTDLCHDRDPSILSQLTPPSHYHHSNPEDWEEELQKMSVEQLEWELEVCEKESGELQEYANSVLQQIADYCPDILEQVVNALEESC
- the LOC130536058 gene encoding ELKS/Rab6-interacting/CAST family member 1-like isoform X3; its protein translation is MYGSARSVGRGDANHSGGRDGGSTGSQGSGRSPRLPRSPRMGHRRTNSTGGSGGGPGGAGGKTLSMENIQSLNAAYATSGPMYLSDNEVAMTGDNLPKSGGTMTTIGRQRVTYGSRSSSSGVVAASTPNISTTVPGNAILPVGMIAGDALAFGDHHMASTVPHSLRQARDNTILDLQAQLKEVLRENEMLRREAEVKESKLSSSMNSIKTFWSPELKKERALRKDEASKITVWKEQYRVIQDEAQHLQMTVQALQDELRIQRDLNQLFQQDPASHVRELALTSEPTEENYRRLQAEHERQAKELFLLRKTLEEMEIRIDTQKQTLGARDESIKKLLEILQSKGPSAKASEEDQEQTRRLADAEMHRHHLESLLDQRDREITALREELHRRYEGTPESTKTKALQTVIDMKDAKINSMDRNMRDMEEELLMLKSNGLLSCEERQEEMKQMEVYRSHTKFMKNKMEQVKQDLSRKDTELLGLQTKLETLTNQFSDSKQHIEVLKESLTAKEQRAAILQTEVDALRLRLEEKEATLNKKSKQIQEISEEKGTLNGEIHDLKDMLEVKERKVNVLQKKIENLQEQLRDKEKQMSSLKERVKSLQADTSNTDTALTTLEESLAEKERIIERLKEQRDRDDREKTEELDCNKKELKELKERLSLLQGDLSDRETSLLDLKEHASSLASSGLKKDSKLKSLEITLEQKREECLKLENQLKRAQNAALEAQANTEVSERIQNLEQEVARHKEDSGKAQAEVDRLLEILREMENEKNDKDKKINELESSMASRQMKDQSKKVASLKHKEQVEKSKNARLMEEARKREDNLSENSQQAKDTLRQKVERIEELEEALRESVQINAEREMVLAQEESARSLQEKQMEELLGAMEKVKQELESMRAKLASTQQSLCEKEAHLSTLRAERRKHLEEVLEMKQEALLAAISEKDANIALLELSSSKKKKTQDEVALLKREKDRLVQQLKQQTQNRMKLMADNYEDDHLKTAPDHANHKPSPDQMVPPLLALSQNRSKLKLYIAHLTDLCHDRDPSILSQLTPPSHYHHSNPEDWEEELQKMSVEQLEWELEVCEKESGELQEYANSVLQQIADYCPDILEQVVNALEESC
- the LOC130536058 gene encoding ELKS/Rab6-interacting/CAST family member 1-like isoform X5, which codes for MYGSARSVGRGDANHSGGRDGGSTGSQGSGRSPRLPRSPRMGHRRTNSTGGSGGGPGGAGGKTLSMENIQSLNAAYATSGPMYLSDNEVAMTGDNLPKSGGTMTTIGRQRVTYGSRSSSSGVVAASTPNISTTVPGNAILPVGMIAGDALAFGDHHMASTVPHSLRQARDNTILDLQAQLKEVLRENEMLRREAEVKESKLSSSMNSIKTFWSPELKKERALRKDEASKITVWKEQYRVIQDEAQHLQMTVQALQDELRIQRDLNQLFQQDPASHVRELALTSEPTEENYRRLQAEHERQAKELFLLRKTLEEMEIRIDTQKQTLGARDESIKKLLEILQSKGPSAKASEEDQEQTRRLADAEMHRHHLESLLDQRDREITALREQELHRRYEGTPESTKTKALQTVIDMKDAKINSMDRNMRDMEEELLMLKSNGLLSCEERQEEMKQMEVYRSHTKFMKNKMEQVKQDLSRKDTELLGLQTKLETLTNQFSDSKQHIEVLKESLTAKEQRAAILQTEVDALRLRLEEKEATLNKKSKQIQEISEEKGTLNGEIHDLKDMLEVKERKVNVLQKKIENLQEQLRDKEKQMSSLKERVKSLQADTSNTDTALTTLEESLAEKERIIERLKEQRDRDDREKTEELDCNKKELKELKERLSLLQGDLSDRETSLLDLKEHASSLASSGLKKDSKLKSLEITLEQKREECLKLENQLKRAQNAALEAQANTEVSERIQNLEQEVARHKEDSGKAQAEVDRLLEILREMENEKNDKDKKINELERQMKDQSKKVASLKHKEQVEKSKNARLMEEARKREDNLSENSQQAKDTLRQKVERIEELEEALRESVQINAEREMVLAQEESARSLQEKQMEELLGAMEKVKQELESMRAKLASTQQSLCEKEAHLSTLRAERRKHLEEVLEMKQEALLAAISEKDANIALLELSSSKKKKTQDEVALLKREKDRLVQQLKQQTQNRMKLMADNYEDDHLKTAPDHANHKPSPDQMVPPLLALSQNRSKLKLYIAHLTDLCHDRDPSILSQLTPPSHYHHSNPEDWEEELQKMSVEQLEWELEVCEKESGELQEYANSVLQQIADYCPDILEQVVNALEESC
- the LOC130536058 gene encoding ELKS/Rab6-interacting/CAST family member 1-like isoform X2 — translated: MYGSARSVGRGDANHSGGRDGGSTGSQGSGRSPRLPRSPRMGHRRTNSTGGSGGGPGGAGGKTLSMENIQSLNAAYATSGPMYLSDNEVAMTGDNLPKSGGTMTTIGRQRVTYGSRSSSSGVVAASTPNISTTVPGNAILPVGMIAGDALAFGDHHMASTVPHSLRQARDNTILDLQAQLKEVLRENEMLRREAEVKESKLSSSMNSIKTFWSPELKKERALRKDEASKITVWKEQYRVIQDEAQHLQMTVQALQDELRIQRDLNQLFQQDPASHVRELALTSEPTEENYRRLQAEHERQAKELFLLRKTLEEMEIRIDTQKQTLGARDESIKKLLEILQSKGPSAKASEEDQEQTRRLADAEMHRHHLESLLDQRDREITALREQELHRRYEGTPESTKTKALQTVIDMKDAKINSMDRNMRDMEEELLMLKSNGLLSCEERQEEMKQMEVYRSHTKFMKNKMEQVKQDLSRKDTELLGLQTKLETLTNQFSDSKQHIEVLKESLTAKEQRAAILQTEVDALRLRLEEKEATLNKKSKQIQEISEEKGTLNGEIHDLKDMLEVKERKVNVLQKKIENLQEQLRDKEKQMSSLKERVKSLQADTSNTDTALTTLEESLAEKERIIERLKEQRDRDDREKTEELDCNKKELKELKERLSLLQGDLSDRETSLLDLKEHASSLASSGLKKDSKLKSLEITLEQKREECLKLENQLKRAQNAALEAQANTEVSERIQNLEQEVARHKEDSGKAQAEVDRLLEILREMENEKNDKDKKINELESMASRQMKDQSKKVASLKHKEQVEKSKNARLMEEARKREDNLSENSQQAKDTLRQKVERIEELEEALRESVQINAEREMVLAQEESARSLQEKQMEELLGAMEKVKQELESMRAKLASTQQSLCEKEAHLSTLRAERRKHLEEVLEMKQEALLAAISEKDANIALLELSSSKKKKTQDEVALLKREKDRLVQQLKQQTQNRMKLMADNYEDDHLKTAPDHANHKPSPDQMVPPLLALSQNRSKLKLYIAHLTDLCHDRDPSILSQLTPPSHYHHSNPEDWEEELQKMSVEQLEWELEVCEKESGELQEYANSVLQQIADYCPDILEQVVNALEESC
- the LOC130536058 gene encoding ELKS/Rab6-interacting/CAST family member 1-like isoform X1; the protein is MYGSARSVGRGDANHSGGRDGGSTGSQGSGRSPRLPRSPRMGHRRTNSTGGSGGGPGGAGGKTLSMENIQSLNAAYATSGPMYLSDNEVAMTGDNLPKSGGTMTTIGRQRVTYGSRSSSSGVVAASTPNISTTVPGNAILPVGMIAGDALAFGDHHMASTVPHSLRQARDNTILDLQAQLKEVLRENEMLRREAEVKESKLSSSMNSIKTFWSPELKKERALRKDEASKITVWKEQYRVIQDEAQHLQMTVQALQDELRIQRDLNQLFQQDPASHVRELALTSEPTEENYRRLQAEHERQAKELFLLRKTLEEMEIRIDTQKQTLGARDESIKKLLEILQSKGPSAKASEEDQEQTRRLADAEMHRHHLESLLDQRDREITALREQELHRRYEGTPESTKTKALQTVIDMKDAKINSMDRNMRDMEEELLMLKSNGLLSCEERQEEMKQMEVYRSHTKFMKNKMEQVKQDLSRKDTELLGLQTKLETLTNQFSDSKQHIEVLKESLTAKEQRAAILQTEVDALRLRLEEKEATLNKKSKQIQEISEEKGTLNGEIHDLKDMLEVKERKVNVLQKKIENLQEQLRDKEKQMSSLKERVKSLQADTSNTDTALTTLEESLAEKERIIERLKEQRDRDDREKTEELDCNKKELKELKERLSLLQGDLSDRETSLLDLKEHASSLASSGLKKDSKLKSLEITLEQKREECLKLENQLKRAQNAALEAQANTEVSERIQNLEQEVARHKEDSGKAQAEVDRLLEILREMENEKNDKDKKINELESSMASRQMKDQSKKVASLKHKEQVEKSKNARLMEEARKREDNLSENSQQAKDTLRQKVERIEELEEALRESVQINAEREMVLAQEESARSLQEKQMEELLGAMEKVKQELESMRAKLASTQQSLCEKEAHLSTLRAERRKHLEEVLEMKQEALLAAISEKDANIALLELSSSKKKKTQDEVALLKREKDRLVQQLKQQTQNRMKLMADNYEDDHLKTAPDHANHKPSPDQMVPPLLALSQNRSKLKLYIAHLTDLCHDRDPSILSQLTPPSHYHHSNPEDWEEELQKMSVEQLEWELEVCEKESGELQEYANSVLQQIADYCPDILEQVVNALEESC
- the LOC130536058 gene encoding ELKS/Rab6-interacting/CAST family member 1-like isoform X7 — translated: MYGSARSVGRGDANHSGGRDGGSTGSQGSGRSPRLPRSPRMGHRRTNSTGGSGGGPGGAGGKTLSMENIQSLNAAYATSGPMYLSDNEVAMTGDNLPKSGGTMTTIGRQRVTYGSRSSSSGVVAASTPNISTTVPGNAILPVGMIAGDALAFGDHHMASTVPHSLRQARDNTILDLQAQLKEVLRENEMLRREAEVKESKLSSSMNSIKTFWSPELKKERALRKDEASKITVWKEQYRVIQDEAQHLQMTVQALQDELRIQRDLNQLFQQDPASHVRELALTSEPTEENYRRLQAEHERQAKELFLLRKTLEEMEIRIDTQKQTLGARDESIKKLLEILQSKGPSAKASEEDQEQTRRLADAEMHRHHLESLLDQRDREITALREELHRRYEGTPESTKTKALQTVIDMKDAKINSMDRNMRDMEEELLMLKSNGLLSCEERQEEMKQMEVYRSHTKFMKNKMEQVKQDLSRKDTELLGLQTKLETLTNQFSDSKQHIEVLKESLTAKEQRAAILQTEVDALRLRLEEKEATLNKKSKQIQEISEEKGTLNGEIHDLKDMLEVKERKVNVLQKKIENLQEQLRDKEKQMSSLKERVKSLQADTSNTDTALTTLEESLAEKERIIERLKEQRDRDDREKTEELDCNKKELKELKERLSLLQGDLSDRETSLLDLKEHASSLASSGLKKDSKLKSLEITLEQKREECLKLENQLKRAQNAALEAQANTEVSERIQNLEQEVARHKEDSGKAQAEVDRLLEILREMENEKNDKDKKINELESMASRQMKDQSKKVASLKHKEQVEKSKNARLMEEARKREDNLSENSQQAKDTLRQKVERIEELEEALRESVQINAEREMVLAQEESARSLQEKQMEELLGAMEKVKQELESMRAKLASTQQSLCEKEAHLSTLRAERRKHLEEVLEMKQEALLAAISEKDANIALLELSSSKKKKTQDEVALLKREKDRLVQQLKQQTQNRMKLMADNYEDDHLKTAPDHANHKPSPDQDDEEGIWA